A window of Amycolatopsis australiensis contains these coding sequences:
- a CDS encoding DHA2 family efflux MFS transporter permease subunit, translated as MTTQRTGSAPNGDALDAGVLKVASVVVLGAIMAILDTTVVNVALQKLTIEFTTSFDVIQWVATGYLLALATVIPVTGWASDRFGTKRLYMVAIVLFLAGSMLAGSAWNIETLILFRVLQGFGGGMLMPCGMTILTRTAGPQRLGRVMAVLGVPMLLGPIGGPILGGWLVDAVSWRWIFFINVPIGVLTLLLAWRLLPKDDPEPAERFDFAGMLMVSPGLAALIFGVSKIPSAGGIGAVEVWLPALAGLALLVAFVLRALRVPNPLVDLRLFRNRSFSVAMVTMSLFFVAFLGGMMLLPTYFLLVRGETTLHAGLLLAPQGFGAMLTMPITGRLADKVGARKIVLPGMVLIVGAMAVLTQVTATTPYWTLLSALFVMGLGMGCTMMPITTSALQTLQPKDMARASTATNIVQQTAGAIGSAVMATILAALLAGKFGVPTAQGQLAATAAILNPATHTAATGLAAEAFSTTFVWSLVLVVLCVIPALFLPKTRPAAPAAPEGEDVTPPVMVH; from the coding sequence ATGACTACGCAAAGAACCGGCTCGGCGCCGAACGGTGACGCGCTCGACGCCGGGGTGTTGAAGGTGGCCTCCGTGGTCGTCCTCGGCGCCATCATGGCGATCCTGGACACCACGGTCGTCAACGTCGCGCTGCAGAAGCTGACGATCGAGTTCACGACGTCGTTCGACGTCATCCAGTGGGTCGCCACGGGCTACCTGCTGGCGCTGGCCACCGTCATCCCGGTCACCGGCTGGGCGTCGGACCGGTTCGGCACCAAGCGGCTCTACATGGTCGCGATCGTGTTGTTCCTGGCCGGTTCGATGCTCGCGGGCTCGGCGTGGAACATCGAGACGCTGATCCTGTTTCGCGTCCTGCAGGGCTTCGGCGGCGGCATGCTGATGCCGTGCGGCATGACGATCCTGACCCGCACGGCGGGCCCGCAGCGGCTCGGCCGGGTGATGGCGGTGCTGGGCGTGCCGATGCTGCTCGGCCCGATCGGCGGCCCGATCCTCGGCGGCTGGCTCGTCGACGCGGTGAGCTGGCGCTGGATCTTCTTCATCAACGTGCCGATCGGCGTGCTGACGCTGCTGCTGGCGTGGCGGCTGCTGCCGAAGGACGACCCGGAACCGGCCGAGCGCTTCGACTTCGCGGGCATGCTGATGGTGTCGCCCGGACTGGCGGCCCTGATCTTCGGCGTCTCGAAGATCCCGTCGGCGGGCGGGATCGGCGCCGTCGAGGTGTGGCTGCCGGCACTGGCCGGGCTCGCGCTGCTGGTCGCGTTCGTGCTGCGCGCGCTGCGCGTACCGAACCCGCTGGTGGACCTGCGGCTGTTCCGCAACCGGTCGTTCAGCGTGGCGATGGTGACGATGTCGCTGTTCTTCGTCGCGTTCCTCGGCGGGATGATGCTGCTGCCCACCTACTTCCTGCTGGTGCGCGGCGAAACGACGTTGCACGCCGGTCTCCTGCTGGCCCCGCAGGGCTTCGGCGCGATGCTCACGATGCCGATCACCGGCCGGCTGGCCGACAAGGTGGGCGCGCGCAAGATCGTGCTGCCGGGCATGGTGCTGATCGTCGGGGCGATGGCGGTGCTGACGCAGGTCACGGCGACCACGCCGTACTGGACGTTGCTGTCGGCGCTGTTCGTGATGGGCCTGGGCATGGGCTGCACGATGATGCCGATCACGACGTCGGCGCTGCAGACGTTGCAGCCGAAGGACATGGCCCGGGCATCGACGGCGACGAACATCGTCCAGCAGACGGCGGGCGCGATCGGCTCGGCGGTGATGGCGACGATCCTGGCGGCCCTGCTGGCGGGCAAGTTCGGCGTCCCGACGGCCCAGGGCCAGCTGGCGGCAACGGCGGCGATCCTGAACCCGGCCACCCACACGGCGGCGACGGGCCTGGCGGCGGAGGCGTTCTCGACGACGTTCGTGTGGTCCCTGGTCCTGGTGGTGCTGTGCGTGATCCCGGCGCTGTTCCTCCCGAAAACCCGCCCGGCGGCCCCAGCCGCCCCGGAAGGCGAGGATGTGACGCCACCGGTGATGGTCCACTAG
- a CDS encoding transposase: MGRSRGGWSTKVHHLVDGNGRPLVTLVGPGQAGDAPMFPHLMRHLRVARAGRGRARTRPDRVRGDKAYSSRAIRRHLRDRGTTAVIPVP; the protein is encoded by the coding sequence ATCGGTCGTTCCCGCGGCGGCTGGAGCACCAAGGTACATCACCTCGTCGACGGCAACGGCCGGCCGCTGGTGACGTTGGTCGGTCCCGGTCAGGCCGGGGACGCACCGATGTTCCCGCACCTGATGCGGCACCTGCGCGTGGCACGCGCTGGACGCGGCCGGGCCCGCACCCGGCCCGACCGCGTCCGCGGCGACAAGGCCTACTCCTCCAGAGCCATCCGCAGACATTTGCGGGACCGCGGCACCACCGCCGTGATCCCCGTTCCCTAG
- a CDS encoding acetyl-CoA C-acetyltransferase produces the protein MPEAVIVSTARSPIGRANKGSLVSMRPDDLTVQMVQAALAKVPQLDPADIDDLMLGCGLPGGESGFNMGRAVAVELGYDHLPGCTITRYCSSSLQTTRMAFHAIKAGEGDVFISAGVETVSRFSKGSSDSWPDTHNPLFAEAEQRTAATAESGADTWTDPREDGLVPDVYIAMGQTAENLARLKGVTREEMDEFGVRSQNLAEKAIADGFWAKDITPVTLPDGTVVSKDDGPRAGVTLEGVSGLKPVFRPDGRVTAGNCCPLNDGAAALVVMSDTKARELGLTPLARIVSTGVTGLSPEIMGYGPVEASKQALARAGLSIGDIDLVEINEAFAAQVIPSYRDLGIDLDRLNVNGGAIAVGHPFGMTGARITSTLINSLQHHDKQFGLETMCVGGGQGMAMILERLS, from the coding sequence ATGCCCGAAGCAGTCATCGTCTCCACCGCGCGCTCGCCCATCGGGCGCGCCAACAAGGGCTCGCTGGTCAGCATGCGGCCCGACGACCTGACCGTGCAGATGGTCCAGGCGGCACTGGCCAAGGTGCCGCAGCTGGACCCCGCCGACATCGACGACCTGATGCTGGGCTGCGGCCTGCCGGGCGGCGAGTCCGGGTTCAACATGGGCCGCGCGGTCGCCGTCGAGCTCGGCTACGACCACCTGCCCGGCTGCACGATCACCCGGTACTGCTCGTCCAGCCTGCAGACGACCCGGATGGCGTTCCACGCGATCAAGGCCGGCGAGGGCGACGTCTTCATCTCGGCCGGCGTCGAGACCGTGTCCCGGTTTTCGAAGGGCAGCTCGGACTCGTGGCCGGACACGCACAACCCGCTGTTCGCCGAGGCCGAGCAGCGCACCGCCGCGACCGCCGAGTCCGGCGCGGACACCTGGACCGACCCGCGCGAGGACGGCTTGGTGCCGGACGTCTACATCGCGATGGGCCAGACCGCGGAGAACCTGGCGCGGCTGAAGGGCGTCACGCGCGAGGAGATGGACGAGTTCGGCGTCCGCTCGCAGAACCTGGCGGAGAAGGCCATCGCGGACGGCTTCTGGGCCAAGGACATCACGCCGGTGACGCTGCCGGACGGCACCGTCGTCTCCAAGGACGACGGCCCGCGCGCGGGAGTGACGCTGGAGGGCGTCTCGGGGCTGAAGCCGGTGTTCCGCCCGGACGGCCGCGTGACGGCGGGCAACTGCTGCCCCCTCAACGACGGCGCGGCGGCGCTGGTGGTCATGTCCGACACGAAGGCGCGTGAGCTGGGCCTGACCCCGCTGGCCCGGATCGTGTCGACGGGCGTGACGGGTCTGTCGCCCGAGATCATGGGCTACGGCCCGGTGGAGGCGTCCAAGCAGGCACTGGCCCGCGCGGGCCTGTCGATCGGCGACATCGACCTGGTGGAGATCAACGAGGCGTTCGCGGCGCAGGTGATCCCGTCGTACCGCGACCTGGGCATCGACCTGGACCGCCTGAACGTCAACGGCGGCGCGATCGCGGTGGGCCACCCGTTCGGCATGACGGGCGCCCGCATCACGTCGACGCTGATCAACTCGCTGCAGCACCACGACAAGCAGTTCGGCCTGGAGACGATGTGCGTCGGCGGCGGCCAGGGCATGGCGATGATCCTGGAGCGGCTTTCCTGA
- a CDS encoding pentapeptide repeat-containing protein codes for MTSFRGTGFRTKADFDKARFDGSADFRGTVFTGGCESFNRTVFAGPADFGTKSAARLAWSREPARR; via the coding sequence CTGACGTCTTTCCGCGGCACCGGATTCCGCACCAAGGCGGATTTCGACAAAGCCCGTTTCGACGGCAGCGCCGATTTCCGCGGAACGGTTTTCACCGGCGGCTGCGAGTCCTTCAACAGAACCGTCTTCGCAGGTCCGGCCGATTTCGGGACGAAGTCCGCGGCCCGGCTGGCATGGTCGCGGGAACCCGCCCGGCGGTAG